One genomic segment of Terriglobales bacterium includes these proteins:
- a CDS encoding 2-dehydropantoate 2-reductase, protein MKIAIYGVGGVGGYFGAVLARAGDSVSMVARGEHLKAIRAGGLRIQTPKEEFTIKPAAASDNPADIGPVDSVIVGVKAWQVPDAARAMRPLLKSGTRVVPLQNGVEAVDQLVEVLGREHVLGGLCRVIASIAAPGVIKIGGLEPAVVLGEVDGSALNGNAKALLDALHAAGVNVKATPDIQAALWEKLLFISSISGVGAVSRATAGEMRQVRPTRELVQRMMEEVAAVARKRGVRLADDIVARNLAFIDSIPGEGTASMQRDIVNGRPSELEAIVGSVVRLGRAAAVAVPAMEFTYAALLPQEIRARGK, encoded by the coding sequence CGTGGGTGGTGTGGGCGGCTACTTCGGCGCTGTCCTGGCGCGCGCCGGCGACTCCGTTTCCATGGTTGCGCGCGGCGAGCACCTGAAAGCCATCCGCGCCGGCGGCCTGCGCATTCAGACCCCCAAGGAAGAGTTCACTATCAAACCCGCCGCCGCCAGCGACAATCCCGCCGATATTGGTCCGGTGGACAGTGTCATCGTCGGGGTCAAAGCCTGGCAGGTTCCCGACGCAGCGCGAGCGATGCGGCCCTTGCTGAAATCCGGCACGCGCGTGGTGCCGCTTCAGAATGGCGTCGAGGCGGTAGACCAGCTGGTCGAAGTTCTCGGGCGCGAGCACGTCCTCGGCGGCCTGTGCCGCGTGATCGCTTCCATCGCTGCGCCTGGCGTAATCAAAATTGGCGGGCTGGAACCGGCGGTGGTGCTGGGAGAAGTTGACGGCAGCGCCCTGAACGGGAACGCGAAAGCTCTTCTCGATGCCTTGCATGCTGCGGGCGTGAACGTGAAGGCAACTCCCGACATCCAGGCGGCGCTCTGGGAGAAGCTGCTGTTCATCTCTTCCATCAGCGGTGTCGGCGCGGTGTCGCGCGCCACTGCGGGCGAAATGCGCCAGGTGCGGCCTACGCGTGAACTGGTTCAGCGCATGATGGAAGAAGTGGCGGCGGTGGCGCGCAAGCGCGGGGTGCGCCTCGCCGACGACATTGTTGCGCGCAACCTGGCGTTCATCGACAGCATACCCGGCGAAGGCACCGCCTCCATGCAGCGCGATATCGTGAACGGGCGTCCGTCAGAACTGGAGGCAATTGTCGGCAGCGTTGTGCGCCTGGGCCGCGCCGCCGCTGTTGCCGTTCCCGCCATGGAATTCACCTACGCCGCGCTCCTGCCCCAGGAAATCCGCGCTCGCGGCAAGTGA
- a CDS encoding BON domain-containing protein: MKRVCLLLLVLGLFTATVVAQTTALPSERQRLGGNDPSARVSREVMHELLMLPYYSVWDNLAFQVNGYTVTLLGQVVNGATKSDAESAVKHIEGVQKVINNIEVLPPSPMDDRIRRQEYRAIFGYDGLSRYSWGAVPSIHIIVKGGHVTLVGVVDNDADKHVAEIQAKSVPDVFSVDNQLQVASNRPK, encoded by the coding sequence ATGAAACGAGTGTGTCTGCTGCTATTGGTGCTAGGACTGTTCACCGCCACTGTTGTCGCCCAGACAACAGCCTTGCCGTCGGAACGGCAGAGACTTGGAGGGAATGACCCGAGTGCGCGGGTCAGCCGCGAGGTCATGCACGAGTTGCTGATGCTGCCCTACTACAGCGTGTGGGACAACCTGGCATTCCAGGTGAACGGGTATACGGTTACCCTGTTGGGGCAAGTGGTGAATGGCGCCACGAAGTCTGATGCCGAGTCAGCGGTAAAGCACATCGAGGGCGTGCAGAAAGTGATCAACAACATCGAGGTGCTGCCGCCATCGCCGATGGATGACCGGATCCGCCGGCAGGAGTACCGCGCCATCTTCGGCTACGACGGGCTGAGCAGGTATTCCTGGGGCGCCGTGCCGAGCATTCACATCATTGTGAAGGGCGGTCACGTTACCCTGGTCGGCGTAGTGGACAACGATGCTGACAAGCATGTGGCGGAGATACAGGCGAAGAGCGTGCCCGACGTGTTCTCGGTGGATAACCAGTTACAGGTAGCATCCAACCGGCCGAAGTAG
- a CDS encoding HAMP domain-containing sensor histidine kinase, whose protein sequence is MRIASRTKTIAFFITLGACLIGVAIALNVSWIVLKWREVGALVLGIIFFAFIIAGVVLNTVFLVREIRRNEQQDSFLNAVTHELKTPVTSIRLYLQTLQRRELADTERRDFYRIMLEDTDRLLGTVEQVLKAGEARHGVSDERHREEVDFAAVVKDAVELAALRHHLEPGVLVLHQGSADGIVVIGNREELRTAVANLLDNAVKYTPAEKNIVVDLLTPDIDSALLRVRDNGVGIPRSELKRIFKRFYRIPAKITSSVRGTGLGLFIVRSIIKRHGGEVMAESPGEGRGSTFSVRLPRVYRT, encoded by the coding sequence ATGCGCATCGCCAGCCGCACCAAGACGATCGCTTTCTTCATCACTTTGGGCGCCTGTCTGATCGGCGTCGCCATCGCGCTCAACGTCAGCTGGATCGTTCTCAAGTGGCGCGAGGTCGGAGCGCTCGTCCTCGGCATCATCTTTTTCGCCTTCATTATCGCCGGCGTGGTGCTGAACACCGTTTTTCTGGTTCGCGAAATTCGCCGCAACGAGCAGCAGGACAGTTTTCTCAACGCCGTCACCCATGAGTTGAAAACTCCGGTGACCTCGATCCGCCTGTACTTGCAGACCCTGCAGCGCCGCGAGTTGGCCGACACGGAACGCCGCGATTTCTACCGCATCATGCTGGAGGACACCGACCGTCTGCTGGGCACCGTCGAGCAGGTGCTCAAGGCGGGCGAGGCGCGGCATGGTGTCAGCGACGAGCGCCATCGCGAGGAGGTCGATTTTGCCGCGGTGGTGAAAGACGCGGTCGAATTGGCGGCGCTTCGCCATCACCTCGAGCCCGGCGTCCTGGTGCTGCACCAGGGTTCCGCCGACGGCATCGTCGTCATCGGCAATCGCGAGGAACTGCGCACCGCGGTGGCCAACTTGTTGGACAACGCGGTCAAGTACACACCGGCGGAAAAAAACATTGTCGTGGACTTGCTCACCCCCGATATCGATAGCGCGCTCCTGCGCGTTCGCGACAACGGCGTCGGCATTCCGCGCTCCGAGCTGAAGCGGATATTCAAGCGCTTTTATCGCATCCCGGCTAAGATCACCAGTTCGGTCCGCGGCACCGGGCTGGGACTGTTCATTGTCCGCTCCATCATCAAGCGTCACGGCGGAGAAGTGATGGCCGAGAGCCCGGGCGAGGGCCGCGGCAGCACCTTCAGCGTCCGCCTCCCGAGGGTCTATCGCACATGA
- a CDS encoding DoxX family protein, with translation MFRLPPEYADAALLLLRLMIASIFITSGWSHAKDPEGRGKSIGMSKGFTLFLGLAELAGGLGVAFGVLAQLAALGLILVMLGAIHKKIFLWHTGFWGKNASGWHYDLMLVIMNLVVIATGGGRWVLLK, from the coding sequence ATGTTCCGGCTCCCGCCAGAGTACGCCGATGCCGCACTGCTGCTGTTGCGTCTGATGATTGCTTCCATCTTTATTACCAGCGGATGGAGCCACGCCAAGGATCCCGAGGGCCGCGGCAAAAGCATCGGCATGAGCAAGGGCTTCACGCTCTTCCTCGGCTTGGCAGAACTGGCCGGAGGACTCGGCGTCGCCTTTGGCGTGCTCGCGCAACTCGCGGCGCTGGGCTTGATCCTGGTCATGCTCGGCGCCATCCACAAAAAGATCTTTCTCTGGCACACCGGCTTCTGGGGAAAAAATGCATCCGGCTGGCACTACGACCTGATGCTCGTCATCATGAACCTGGTGGTGATTGCCACCGGTGGCGGACGCTGGGTCCTGCTGAAGTAA
- a CDS encoding response regulator transcription factor, which produces MSRILIVEDEPHLAQGLRFNLQAEEHQVDLAPTGEDALQFLLQDKKNFDLVVLDIMLPGKDGFEVARELRDAELYVPLLMLTARGRPEDVLKGFEAGADDYLPKPFNLDILLARIRSLLRRKDWLQGGNDKAPGSRVSREPDVFTFGHNTFDFGKLQIRSGKQVFQLTMMETDLLRYLIRNSGRPVSRKAMLENVWNLAEDTETRAIDNFIVRLRRYIEKDPAKPRHLITIRGLGYQFVPAPD; this is translated from the coding sequence ATGAGCCGGATACTCATTGTCGAGGACGAACCGCACCTGGCCCAAGGCTTGCGCTTCAACCTGCAAGCCGAAGAGCACCAGGTTGACCTCGCCCCAACCGGCGAAGACGCGCTGCAGTTCCTGCTGCAGGACAAAAAGAACTTTGACCTCGTCGTGCTCGACATCATGCTCCCCGGCAAGGACGGCTTCGAGGTTGCGCGCGAGCTGCGCGATGCCGAGCTCTACGTTCCACTGCTCATGCTTACCGCGCGCGGCCGCCCGGAAGACGTGCTCAAGGGCTTTGAAGCAGGCGCCGACGATTACCTGCCCAAGCCCTTCAACCTCGACATCCTGCTGGCCCGTATCCGCAGCCTGTTGCGCCGCAAGGACTGGCTGCAGGGCGGCAATGACAAAGCCCCGGGCAGCCGCGTGTCGCGCGAGCCCGACGTGTTCACTTTCGGCCACAATACCTTCGATTTCGGCAAGCTTCAGATCCGGTCGGGCAAACAGGTCTTCCAGCTCACCATGATGGAAACCGACCTGCTCCGCTACCTGATCCGGAACAGCGGCCGTCCGGTTTCGCGCAAGGCAATGCTGGAAAATGTCTGGAACCTGGCGGAAGACACCGAAACCCGCGCCATCGACAATTTCATCGTCCGCTTGCGCCGTTACATTGAGAAAGACCCGGCCAAGCCGCGGCACCTGATCACCATCCGCGGCCTCGGTTACCAGTTCGTGCCTGCTCCTGATTAA